The DNA sequence CGGTAAAAATGCGGCGGTGCCATCAAACAACACATCAGGAAACAGCCCCGTCGTGGCCGAGCTGTAAAGAGGCTGGTCATCGGCGGGCCGGTTAAGATCAATCACCAGACGTGAGTAATGGCCGATAAGTATGCTGGCACCCAGCGTTTTGGCAAATGCATACAGCGTGGGAATGTGCCAGTCGGTATCCGGTAAAGCCTGTGCCGCCGGGCTGAGAGCCTCGGCGACCTCGGGGGTAAGCCCGGTGCCCGCGTGGGGAATACTCAGCAATAGCGGGCTATCGCCAGCAAGAAAAGTGTATGGCGTCATGTGCGTATTTCTCCGCGAAAAATCGTGGTGCAGGGAAGCTGGCCGCCCAGCCAATAAACCAGTTCCGCCGGGTGAGCCAGCGGCCAGTGAACAAAGTCAGCCACGTTGCCGCAGGCCAGTGAGCCGTGTGTATCACTGAGCCCCAGAGCCCGGGCTGCGTGTACGGTAACGCCTGCCAGCGCCTCTTCCGGCGTCAGGCCGAACAGGGTACAGGCCAGATTCAGCATGAGACGGAGCGACAGCGCCGGTGAGGTTCCCGGATTACAATCGCTGGCAACCGCCATCGGTACACCATAGCGGCGCAACAGCGCTACCGGCGGGCGCTGTGTTTCGCGCAGCAGATAATAGGCTCCCGGCAGTAATACCGCGACCGTACCGGCGTTTGCCATCGCCGCCACATCCTGCTCGGTGGCGTACTCCAGATGATCGGCTGAGAGTGCGCCAAACCGTGCGGCGAGCAAACTGCCATGCAGTGACGAGAGTTGCTCGGCATGCAGTTTGACCGGTAAGCCGAGTGCGCGCGCGGCCACAAAGACCTGTTCGACCTGCGCTGGCGTAAAAGCCAAATGCTCGCAAAACGCATCCACGGCATCGGCCCATTGGCCGTGAGCCACCTGCGGCAGCAGCGTTTGGCATACGGCGTTTATCCACGCCTGCGGATGCTGAGAATATTCCGGTGGGATAGCATGGGCGGCAAGACAGGTCGCCACCACCTGTACCGGCAGGCGCATCCCCAGTTCACGGATAACTTTCAGCATTTTCAGCTCGTTATCGATATCTAACCCATAGCCGGATTTTATTTCAACGGTGGTGACGCCTTCGGCCAGCAGTGGGCGAAGACGTGCGTGCGCCTCATCAAAAAGGCGTGCTGATGAGGCCTGACGCGTCGCGTTGACGGTGGCAAGAATGCCGCCGCCGGCAGCGGCAATCTCGGCATAGCTGGCGCCATTAAGCCGTTGCTCGAACTCTGCGCTGCGGCTGCCGCCGAACACCAGATGCGTGTGGCAATCAATCAAGCCAGGGGTAATGATGCCGCCGCCGAAATCGGTGGTGTGGGCGGCGCTAAAATCAGGCAATTGCTGGCGCGGCCCCAGCCAGATAATTTTCCCGGCCCTGACGGCGATTGCGCCATCGTCTATCGTGTTATAACGCCCGTCGCGCAGCGTGACCAACGCCGCCCCCAGCCACACACTGTCGCACTCTGTTGCCATCGGCTCTTGCCTCCGCTGCCCTCGTCTTGTATAGACAAGTTATACGCCTGCGCCGATTTTCAGCAAGCGCTGGCGACATTGTCATTACTTATTCTGTGTTCTGTGTTCTGTGTGGCGGCGGCGCGCGGTTTCAGTTCAATGGCGACAACGGTGCGGCGATAAGAGATAACAAAACCTTATGCCGACTGGCACCCACTTTGGCGTATAGCTATGCCTATACAAGAGGCTTCTTCACGTTTAACAGGACTTTGTCATGGCCGATTATTTTGCCGCCCGCGCACTCTTGCCGCAGGGCATCGCGCGTGATGTGCGCTTGAGCGTTGATGAACAAGGGTATTTACAGTCGGTGACAGCCGGAGCGTCGGCGCAAGGGGCCCAGCGTTTGCCTGGCATTGTGCTGCCGGGAATGGCCAATTTGCACTCTCATGCTTTTCAGCGCGCGATGGCTGGCTTGACGGAAGTGGCCGGACACACGCCGGACAGTTTCTGGAGCTGGCGTGAGCGGATGTATCGGCTGGTGGCGAGCCTGACGCCAGAGCAGGTGGGGGTTATCGCCACCCGGTTGTACATCGACATGCTCAAAGGCGGATACACCCAGGTGGCGGAATTCCACTACCTGCACCATGACCCGCAGGGTAAACCGTATCGCCAGCATGACATGTTGCGCCATATGCTGGCGGCCGCGCAGCGGGTGGGGATGGGGCAAACACTGCTGCCGGTGCTCTACCATTACAGCGGCTTTGGCGCTCGTCCGGCCACGCCTGGTCAGGCGCGCTTTATTCAGGATGTCGATAGCTATCTGCAACAGCAGCAGACACTGGCGGCACTGGTGCAACCCTATCCGTTGCTCAACCACGGCGTGTGTTTTCATTCACTGCGTGCCGTGAGCCAAAACCAGATGGAGGATGTGCTGGAAGCGACAGACAGCAGCCTGCCGGTGCATATCCATATCGCCGAGCAGCAGCAGGAGGTGGAAGAGTGTCTGCGCTTTTGCGGTGAACGTCCGGTGCAATGGCTCTTTAACCGTTTTGCAATCGATGCGCGCTGGTGTCTGGTGCATGCCACCCATCTGGATGATGACGAATTGCGCCGACTGGCGGGTAGCCTGGCGGTCGCGGGGCTATGCCCGACCACGGAGGCGAATCTTGGCGATGGTATTTTCCCGCAGGATCGTTATGTGGCGCTGGGCGGCCGCTGGGGGATAGGCTCTGATAGCCATGTCTCGCTCAGTGTGCAAGAGGAGTTACGCTGGCTGGAATATGGACAGCGGCTGCGCGATCGCGCGCGCAATCGTATTGCGCTGGTGCAGCAACCGGTGGTGGGGCAGGTGCTTTACCAGCAGGCGCTGGCCGGTGGCGCGCAGGCCTGTCGGGTGCCGGTCGGCCAACTGAGTGAAGGCTGGCGCGCCGACTGGCTGGTCTTGCGTGAAGACGCGATGCTGTCGGGGATAGCCGATGAACAACTGCTAAATCGCTGGCTGTTTGCTGGCGACCGGCAACAGATTCGGGATGTCTGGGTGGCAGGCAAACCGGTAATTGAGGAGGGCCGCCATGCGCTTGATGAGGAGTATGACGCCCGTTTTATTACGCTGATGCAGTCGCTACAAGAGGTGTGGTGACAGGTGAGGTGACAGATGAGGTGACAGATGAGGTGCGTCCTCACCGTCGCCGAACGTGCCACAGGGAAAATAACCGGGTAGGTCGGCAAGCTATCGGGTTTCCCGGTTTCCCTGTGTCCGGTTTACCATGCCCGGCCCGTTTTATCGTTGCGGTGAACGTGAGGATACGCCTGCGTTTTTTGTGGCTTTTGTGGCTTTTGTGGCCAGTTAGCCGCTAAACCGGCCAAACAATTGGTAACGAGAGCCCGGATAAAACAGCCGTGCGGCAGTGACCACCCTGGAGCCGTGCCAGGTACGGCGGTGAATAACCAGGCAGGGTTCCTGCTCGCCAAGCGCCAGTAATTCACGCTGTTCGGCATTGGCGCTCACCGCCTCGACCCGATGTTCGCCTGCGGTCAGCGGGGCGACGCGGCTGAGATAACTGTGTGGCGTGTCGTTGGCGAAATCGTGTTGCAGGTAGTCTGGCGCCAGTGAGGGATTGACGTAGCGCTGTTCGAGTTGTACCGGCACATCGTTTTCGTAATGCACGATATGTGAGAGAAACACGGGCATGCCGGGCGCGATATCTAACAGCATGGCCTGCTCGCTGTCGGCGTGGTGCGTTGCCAGCAACAGCACCCGGCAGCGATGGTGGTGGCCGCGCGCGGCAATTTCATCAGCAATATTATGTACTTCCAGTAAAGCGGTGTGCGCTTTTTGTTCCGCGACAAAGGTGCCGACCCCTTGCATCCGCATCAGAAACCCTTCGCTGGTCAGCTCACGCAGCGCCCGATTGATGGTCATACGGCTGACGCCAAGTTCATTGACCAGCTCACTTTCTGAGGGCACGCGCTGGTGTGATTGCCAGACTCCGCTGCGAATTTGGCTGATAATCGCCTGCTTGACGCGCAGGTAAATCGGTGCCGGGGTGTCACTCATCGCGGCAGCGAGTTGGGCGGCGGTTTGCTGCTCTATCACATCACTATCCTCGAACATGTTTTGCATCAATCAACGCAGTGTAACGAACAACGCCCGGCCCTGTATAGAAAACCGCACCCTGGAAAACCGCACATATGGTGTGGCTTGATGCCAGGAGCCATCGGTATGATGCATTCGGCGAAGTGCTTACAGAATCCTGATTTTATATTTACGAAACCCTGATGTTCAGTGGCGACATTGAGTATATTGGGCGAACCGTTTTTGTGCCCGCGCTGAGGGTATCAGGCCGCGCTGTCAGTGAGGTGAATTGACGGCGCTTAGACAAGAGTGATGCATCAATGGATACTGTTTTTTCTTGTGTGGGGTGCGGCAAGTGCTGTACGGGCCATCATGTCCCCCTGACGCTGGCGGAGGCCACCCGATGGGGGCAGGATGGCGGGCAAATCATCGTGCTGGTTGAGGGGTTTTTACAAAATGGATTGGGTATTGCGCCAGAACAGCGCCAGCACGCGCAGGCACGCTCTTGCGACGTGATGAGTGGCGAGACTCGCGCCCACATCGCCATTACCTTCGCGGCTTATAACCCAGGCCCGTGTCGTTATCTGGATGACGAATTGCGCTGCCGGGATTATGAGCACCGCCCGCTGGTTTGTCGTATTTATCCAATGGAGATCAATCCGCACATTCCGTTTCGGCAAATCAGCAAAGATTGCCCGCCGGAGTCTTGGCTGCAAGGGGCGGCGTTAATCGTTTCCGATAAGCTGGTTGATAAAGAGATGCAGGCGCTGATTGAACGCTCCCGACAGGCTGACCGGGATGATATTAATATTAAGGCGTCCATCTGCCACTGGCTTGGCATCAACACCAGCGCGTTAAAAGGCGACGGTTTTACTGCCTATCTGCCGGATATGTCTGCGTTTATGTCTGCGTTAACGCTGGCCGGGCAGTTTACCCCGCAAGAGCACGCCGACGCCGCCGTTAGCCGTGCCTGGCAATTCCATGTCTCTAATGATGAGGTGCTGGCATTGATGGCTCAGGCTGGCGCTCAGGCGTTGACCGGGCCTGCGCAACTGTATGGGTTTATCGCCCTGAGTGCCGCTTGACGGGCAAAATACCCTGCAACGTCCCCCTGCAACACCCCGCCTTCCCGCCCGGCGGCGATGCTAAAAATGCTAAAACAGGCGTGATGAACGCCGGGCAGCGCGCACCAAATGGGTGCCGCTGTCGCCCTTTAATGCGCTATCTTCGCGCTTGCTGGTCAATCCCTCACCGACTGTCCCCCTGTTGGCCGGCATCGCGCTGGAGCCCGCTGCTGGCATGCCTCTTGCTTGTATAGACAAGTTAGGTGCCGACGGCGGGCGGTGAGTAGTGATTAATGAGTAGTGAGTAGCTTTCGCCCCGCATCGCTGTGGCGCGCGCGGCGCTGTCGTATCCGCCGGATGAAGACCGGGCGGTATCGCGGTGGATTTTCCCGCGCCAAGCGACTATACCCTTAAACATCACGCCAGCGTTTGGGTGGCATCACGCCGCGCGGCAGCGCACATGGCTGACGCTGAACCGCACGTTATCTGGCGTGACAGCACCCGGACTGCGGCATGGACGATACAGGATGCGGCATCCATCGCTGTGGCGCACTTTTTGTTTTACTTGTCTATACAGGATGAGATATATGGCACAAACCCAATGCATTTGCCTGACGCCGGGGGCCGTCAGTCTGGCGACGTTACGTGTGATGTATCACGGCGGCGTCATGCTAACGCTGGATGAGCCATCGCGTGCAGCGGTACGGGCGGCGCAACAGACGGTACAACATATTCTCGGTCAAGACCGGGTGGTCTATGGCATCAACACCGGCTTTGGCAAGTTGGCTCAAACGCGTATCGCACCGCAGCGATTGGCTGAATTGCAGCGTAATCTGGTGCTTTCACACAGCGTAGGCATTGGCAAGCTGTTGCCCGATGACGTGGTGCGTTTAGTGATGGCGACCAAAATCATCAGCCTGGCTCGCGGCCATTCCGGTGTCCGTCTGTTGGTGATTGAGACGCTGCTGGCGTTGTTCAACGCAGGCGTCATGCCCTGTATTCCCGAGAAGGGCTCGGTGGGCGCGAGCGGTGATTTAGCGCCGCTGGCGCACCTGTCGTTGCTGCTGCTGGGCGAAGGACAGGCGCGGGTGAATGGCGAATACGTCTCGGCGCGTGAGGCGCTGGATTACGCCGGGGTCGCGCCATTGGTGCTGGAGCCCAAAGAGGGGCTGGCGCTGTTAAATGGCACGCAGGTTTCTACCGCGCTGGCGCTGCGCGGGCTTTTTGAGGCGGAACATGTGTTTGCGGCGGCACTGGTGGCCGGGGCCTTGTCGCTGGAGGCGATTAAAGGGTCGGTAAAACCGTTTGATGACCGCATTCATCAGGCGCGCGGTCAGCGCGGCCAGATTGCGGTTGCGGCGGCGGTCAGCAACTTACTGGCCGGGAGTGGCATTTTGCAGTCACACGCCCACTGTGGCCGGGTGCAAGACCCGTACTCGATTCGCTGTATACCCCAGGTGATGGGCGCCTGCCTGGATAATTTGCGTCATGCCGCTGAGATACTGGCTATCGAGGCCAATGCCGCATCGGATAATCCGCTGGTGTTCCCGCTGGAGGACGAGGTGATTTCCGGTGGGAATTTTCATGCCGAACCGGTGGCGTTCGCCGCCGACATCATCGCGCTGGCGGTGGCGGAAATCGGGGCGATTTCCGAGCGCCGTATGGCATTGCTGCTGGATAGTTCCCTTTCCGGGCTGCCGCCGTTTTTGGTTAATGACGGCGGCGTGAACTCCGGCTTTATGATTGCGCAGGTGACGGCTGCTGCGCTGGCCTCGGAGAATAAATCGCTGGCTCACCCCGGCAGCGTTGACAGCCTGCCGACGTCGGCTAATCAGGAGGATCACGTCTCAATGGCGACTTACGCCGCGCGCCGTCTTGGGGAGATGTGTTTTAACACGGCGACCGTGGTGGGTATTGAGGCGATGGCGGCCGCGCAAGGCATCGATTTTCACCGTCCGTTGCACAGTTCGCTATTGCTGGAGGAGGAACTGACGCGCATTCGTGAACGGGTCGCGTTTTTGGATAGCGACCGCTTGCTGGCAAGCGATATTGAGCGCATGCGCCAATGGGCGGCGGGTGAATGCTGGCCGCCTGTTCTCTGCGCATTGTTACCCAGCCATGCCGCTGAACCGGCTGCTGTTTGATAAGGAATCTGCCATGACCACCTCTTCTTCAACGACGTCTGCTGTTGCCCGTATCGTGCGCGCGCCGCACGGCAGCGAACTGCATTGTGAAAACTGGCTGATAGAAGCCGCCTGGCGCATGATCCAAAACAACCTTGACCCGGACGTGGCCGAGCGTCCGCAGGATCTGGTGGTGTACGGCGGCATCGGCAAAGCGGCGCGCAACTGGGCGTGCTTCGACGCGATCCTTGACCAGCCTGCGCCAACTGCAAGCCGATGAAACGCTGCTGGTGCAATCGGGCAAACCGGTCGGGGTGTTTCGCACGCATGTCGATGCCCCGCGCGTTTTGATAGCCAACTCCAATCTGGTGCCGCACTGGGCGAACTGGGAGCACTTCCATGCGCTCGATAAAGCCGGGCTGATGATGTACGGCCAGATGACCGCCGGATCGTGGATTTATATTGGCGCGCAGGGCATCGTGCAGGGCACGTATGAAACCTTCGCCGAAGCGGGCCGCCAGCATTATCAGGGCGATCTGCGCGGTAAGTGGATACTCACCGCCGGTCTTGGCGGCATGGGCGGCGCGCAGCCGCTGGCCGGGGTGCTGGCCGGTGCCTGCGTGCTGGCGGTCGAGTGTCAGGAGTCCCGCATCGATTTTCGCTTGCGTACCCGCTATCTCGACGTTAAAGCCGACACGCTTGATGAGGCGCTGGCGATGATTGGTGAAGCCTGTGCGCAGAAAAAGGCGCTCTCGGTCGGTTTGCTCGGCAACGCCGCCGAGGTGCTGCCGGAGCTGGTGAAGCGCGCCAACGCGGGCGGCATGAAACCGGATATCGTCACCGATCAAACCTCGGCGCACGACCCGCTCAACGGCTACCTGCCCGCAGGCTGGAGCGTGGCGCGCTGGCAACAAGAGCGCATCAGCAACCCGCAGGCGGTGGTGAATGCGGCCAACGCGTCCATGGCGGTGCATGTGCAGGCGATGCTGGATTTTCATCATATGGGCGTGCCCACCGTGGATTATGGCAACAATATTCGCCAGCGCGCGTTTGATGAAGGGGTACGCAACGCCTTTGATTTTCCGGGGTTTGTGCCTGCGTATATCCGCCCGCTGTTTTGCGAAGGCAAAGGGCCGTTCCGCTGGGTGGCGCTGTCTGGCGACCCGGAAGATATCTACAAAACCGACGCCAAACTGAAAGCGCTGTTCCCGGAGAATCATCACCTGCACCGTTGGCTGGACATGGCGCGCGAGCGCATCGCCTTTCAGGGGCTGCCTGCGCGTATCTGCTGGCTGGGGCTGGGCGAGCGCCATCTGGCCGGGCTTGCCTTCAACGAGATGGTGCGTAACGGTGAGCTGAGTGCGCCGGTGGTGATTGGCCGCGACCATCTGGACTGCGGCTCGGTGGCGTCGCCTAACCGGGAAACGGAAGCGATGCAGGACGGCTCGGACGCAGTATCCGACTGGCCGCTACTCAACGCGCTGCTGAACACGGCGGGCGGGGCGACCTGGGTGAGTTTGCACCACGGCGGCGGCGTCGGCATGGGCTTTTCCCAGCATGCCGGTATGGTGATTGTCTGCGACGGCAGCGAACAGGCGGATGCCCGGCTGGCGCGGGTGCTATGGAACGACCCGGCCACCGGCGTAATGCGCCACGCCGACGCCGGTTACGAGGCGGCTACCACCTGTGCAGCAACGCATCGGTTGAATTTACCGCTGGTGAAATAGAACACGCGGGCCCGTCAGGGTTTATAGTTTAGCCATAGTTTAGCCATAGTTTAGCCACCAGCCAGAGGTCAAGGAGAGGTGGCGCTTGCCCCTCTCCTTGTCGTGCGTGCGATGACGCTGCAAAGACATGACACCGTTTATCCCGCACGAGATTCTTCACTGACCCAACACACTTCCCCATTGACAAGACAATATCGCTGTTTGGCGCGGCGTCGGATTGGGTGTGGATAAGATAATCCTATGAGACCGGTTGCCCCCTTTTATAGTAATGCTTTGCCAGAGACAGGCCGTACCACCCTCTTGCTATGTTAAGCGGCACCGCCTGGCCGCGCCGGTTCATTGCACCGTTGTGCCCAGGTGAGGTATCGCTGTTGTTATTACGTCATCAGTCAGGGAATTATCATGCAGCAGGTTTTCTTTCCCGCCACGGTTGTGCGCGGGGCTGGCGTTAGCCAGCAATTAGGTGCGATATGCGCGCGGCTGGGGAGCCGGGTATTGGTGGCCGGGGGGCATCAAGCGCTGGACAGCGTTCAGACGCTGATTATCGAACAACTCGAACTGGCGGGATTAACGCTCACCGCACAGGAGTGGACGGGGGAGCAGTGTAGCGTCAGCCAGATTGAGCGACTCTGCGCCCGAGTCCATGAAACCGGCAGTGACGTGCTGTTGGCCGTCGGTGGCGGTAAGGCGCTGGACACGTGTAAAGCGGTGGCGTTTCAGTGCGGCATTGCGGTGGTGACGTTACCGACCATCGCCGCCACCTGTGCCGCTGTGACGCCGCTGTCGGTGCGCTACCATGATGATGGCCACTTTCACGACCTCTATCACTTACCGGTTGCTCCGGCTGCGGTGGTTATCGACAGTGCGCTGCTGGCGCGAGCGCCATTGCGCTGGCTGGCGGCGGGCCTTGGCGATACGCTGGCGAAGTGGTATGAATTTCGTGCTATTGAGAGCGGCGCGGATACGCGCGGGTTTGTTGCCTCATCGCGCGCGAATAGCCAAATCTGCTTTCAACTGATTGAACGCTATGGCGCTTCGGCGTGTGAGGCGGTGGCGCAAGGCCAGCATAATGACGCGCTGGATCAGGTGCTGGATGCTATTTTTCTGTTCGCCGGGCTGACCTCATTGATGGCGAGCGGGGCGCATGCAGCGGCGGCTCACGCCCTATATGAAGGTTTTACCGTGTGTGACAAAACCCGCGAATTTGGTCACGGCCTGTTGGTCGGGTTTGGTAATTTATGCCTGTTGGCGTTAGAGCAACGCAGCGATGATGAACTGCGCGCCGCCATCGCACTGGCGCAAGCCTGTGCGGTGCCCTTGACGCTGGCCGCCATTTGCCCCGATCTGACGCCTGCTGAACGCTCGGCGATTATTGATGCCGCCGTTGCCGCGCCCGATATGGCCAATATGCCGTTTACCGTTACCGCTGAGTTGTTACACCAGGCGATGCA is a window from the Dickeya lacustris genome containing:
- the hutI gene encoding imidazolonepropionase encodes the protein MATECDSVWLGAALVTLRDGRYNTIDDGAIAVRAGKIIWLGPRQQLPDFSAAHTTDFGGGIITPGLIDCHTHLVFGGSRSAEFEQRLNGASYAEIAAAGGGILATVNATRQASSARLFDEAHARLRPLLAEGVTTVEIKSGYGLDIDNELKMLKVIRELGMRLPVQVVATCLAAHAIPPEYSQHPQAWINAVCQTLLPQVAHGQWADAVDAFCEHLAFTPAQVEQVFVAARALGLPVKLHAEQLSSLHGSLLAARFGALSADHLEYATEQDVAAMANAGTVAVLLPGAYYLLRETQRPPVALLRRYGVPMAVASDCNPGTSPALSLRLMLNLACTLFGLTPEEALAGVTVHAARALGLSDTHGSLACGNVADFVHWPLAHPAELVYWLGGQLPCTTIFRGEIRT
- a CDS encoding YkgJ family cysteine cluster protein — protein: MDTVFSCVGCGKCCTGHHVPLTLAEATRWGQDGGQIIVLVEGFLQNGLGIAPEQRQHAQARSCDVMSGETRAHIAITFAAYNPGPCRYLDDELRCRDYEHRPLVCRIYPMEINPHIPFRQISKDCPPESWLQGAALIVSDKLVDKEMQALIERSRQADRDDINIKASICHWLGINTSALKGDGFTAYLPDMSAFMSALTLAGQFTPQEHADAAVSRAWQFHVSNDEVLALMAQAGAQALTGPAQLYGFIALSAA
- the hutH gene encoding histidine ammonia-lyase, translated to MAQTQCICLTPGAVSLATLRVMYHGGVMLTLDEPSRAAVRAAQQTVQHILGQDRVVYGINTGFGKLAQTRIAPQRLAELQRNLVLSHSVGIGKLLPDDVVRLVMATKIISLARGHSGVRLLVIETLLALFNAGVMPCIPEKGSVGASGDLAPLAHLSLLLLGEGQARVNGEYVSAREALDYAGVAPLVLEPKEGLALLNGTQVSTALALRGLFEAEHVFAAALVAGALSLEAIKGSVKPFDDRIHQARGQRGQIAVAAAVSNLLAGSGILQSHAHCGRVQDPYSIRCIPQVMGACLDNLRHAAEILAIEANAASDNPLVFPLEDEVISGGNFHAEPVAFAADIIALAVAEIGAISERRMALLLDSSLSGLPPFLVNDGGVNSGFMIAQVTAAALASENKSLAHPGSVDSLPTSANQEDHVSMATYAARRLGEMCFNTATVVGIEAMAAAQGIDFHRPLHSSLLLEEELTRIRERVAFLDSDRLLASDIERMRQWAAGECWPPVLCALLPSHAAEPAAV
- a CDS encoding iron-containing alcohol dehydrogenase family protein, with translation MMQQVFFPATVVRGAGVSQQLGAICARLGSRVLVAGGHQALDSVQTLIIEQLELAGLTLTAQEWTGEQCSVSQIERLCARVHETGSDVLLAVGGGKALDTCKAVAFQCGIAVVTLPTIAATCAAVTPLSVRYHDDGHFHDLYHLPVAPAAVVIDSALLARAPLRWLAAGLGDTLAKWYEFRAIESGADTRGFVASSRANSQICFQLIERYGASACEAVAQGQHNDALDQVLDAIFLFAGLTSLMASGAHAAAAHALYEGFTVCDKTREFGHGLLVGFGNLCLLALEQRSDDELRAAIALAQACAVPLTLAAICPDLTPAERSAIIDAAVAAPDMANMPFTVTAELLHQAMQRVEALAVSS
- a CDS encoding formimidoylglutamate deiminase; translation: MADYFAARALLPQGIARDVRLSVDEQGYLQSVTAGASAQGAQRLPGIVLPGMANLHSHAFQRAMAGLTEVAGHTPDSFWSWRERMYRLVASLTPEQVGVIATRLYIDMLKGGYTQVAEFHYLHHDPQGKPYRQHDMLRHMLAAAQRVGMGQTLLPVLYHYSGFGARPATPGQARFIQDVDSYLQQQQTLAALVQPYPLLNHGVCFHSLRAVSQNQMEDVLEATDSSLPVHIHIAEQQQEVEECLRFCGERPVQWLFNRFAIDARWCLVHATHLDDDELRRLAGSLAVAGLCPTTEANLGDGIFPQDRYVALGGRWGIGSDSHVSLSVQEELRWLEYGQRLRDRARNRIALVQQPVVGQVLYQQALAGGAQACRVPVGQLSEGWRADWLVLREDAMLSGIADEQLLNRWLFAGDRQQIRDVWVAGKPVIEEGRHALDEEYDARFITLMQSLQEVW
- the hutC gene encoding histidine utilization repressor, encoding MFEDSDVIEQQTAAQLAAAMSDTPAPIYLRVKQAIISQIRSGVWQSHQRVPSESELVNELGVSRMTINRALRELTSEGFLMRMQGVGTFVAEQKAHTALLEVHNIADEIAARGHHHRCRVLLLATHHADSEQAMLLDIAPGMPVFLSHIVHYENDVPVQLEQRYVNPSLAPDYLQHDFANDTPHSYLSRVAPLTAGEHRVEAVSANAEQRELLALGEQEPCLVIHRRTWHGSRVVTAARLFYPGSRYQLFGRFSG